A single region of the Alteriqipengyuania flavescens genome encodes:
- a CDS encoding DUF3857 domain-containing protein produces MSRTKFAAFGLIAAAWVSPALAGDEPIYAPAPDWVEVIPASEVDSDTGPSDRLIDTQIWIDEGTVHRYEERIVRLDSTEALTSAGTLQTTWLPDKGDLTIHALQILRGGEVIDLIEQGVRFDTLRRERGLEMRFLDGVLTATVAVPGLKVGDRLRVAYSTSLNDQALGNEIQARHFLPSEPQQIGRSRVIASWAADDDILWSAGPDVEGIETETVGGRTRLSLELPIARRKPVPYDAPSRFKRPPILEITSFANWQELSREMAPHFETAATIEPGGELAGKVAAIRAASTDLLTRAVAATRLVQEDISYLMNGLDGGNYLPQNAELTWDKKYGDCKAKSVLLLSMLRELGIESQAVLVTTQGGDALSEVTALPGHFDHMIVRATIDGVDYWIDGTSNGTRATNIGEVPPFYYALPLTAEGTDLVPMTQREQPWPDQIMTTVLDLSAGIDLPGLSTMRIQAFGAGGASFKQFAAQLDAQGKQEMLRSMSGSGDIVTDVDVSYDDESGTGLFVAKGLMDNPFSWRDGELVYNLTPSSGLSFSPDRARSSWRNIPAATRGPTRERSILELELPGAGKGFTLRGDAAMRGEAANQVISWDGAIEGSTVSVAVETIGHLGEIAPDRIGAEKRAVMALSAKKLEVLAPADPLWRWERDPRELARAAAPLMAQFDAALANAAPDDFAPLERRAAFKKLLLDYEAALIDYDRLVEERGAIDELRTRASLHDQMGNLAKATEGYREVYDLEPDVWNGYNLAIALARTGAIDEALETLDTIVVDDDDAWRIATFRSDILGIAGRAEDGLFEIESALASGETDAALLNQDCWFRGIYDVGTEDGVARCNAAVEKASESANVFDSRAMMHFKLGDHDAALADLDAALELDPSQEASLYLRGVVRLAEGDAAGMDDIRAARRIWPAVDTIYAGYGITPPS; encoded by the coding sequence GTGAGTCGCACCAAATTTGCCGCGTTTGGCTTGATTGCCGCTGCCTGGGTTTCGCCTGCACTTGCCGGGGACGAGCCGATATACGCACCGGCTCCCGATTGGGTGGAGGTCATCCCGGCTAGCGAGGTAGACAGCGATACGGGGCCGTCGGACCGGCTGATCGATACGCAGATCTGGATCGATGAGGGCACTGTCCATCGCTACGAAGAGCGGATCGTGCGGCTCGACAGCACCGAGGCGTTGACTTCTGCCGGTACGCTGCAGACCACGTGGCTGCCCGACAAGGGCGACCTGACTATTCATGCCCTGCAGATCCTGCGCGGCGGGGAGGTCATCGATCTGATCGAACAGGGCGTGCGCTTCGATACGCTGCGCCGCGAACGCGGGCTGGAGATGCGCTTCCTCGACGGCGTCCTGACGGCAACGGTCGCGGTTCCCGGCCTCAAGGTCGGCGACCGGCTTCGCGTGGCCTATTCGACTTCGCTCAACGACCAGGCGCTGGGTAACGAAATCCAGGCGCGCCATTTCCTGCCCAGCGAACCGCAGCAGATCGGCCGCAGCCGGGTTATCGCGAGCTGGGCAGCAGACGACGACATCCTGTGGTCGGCAGGCCCGGACGTGGAGGGCATCGAAACGGAGACGGTCGGGGGGCGCACGCGTCTTTCGCTCGAACTTCCCATCGCGCGGCGCAAGCCCGTGCCTTACGACGCGCCGAGCCGCTTCAAGCGCCCGCCGATTCTGGAAATTACCAGTTTCGCCAATTGGCAGGAATTGTCTCGCGAGATGGCGCCGCACTTCGAAACCGCCGCAACCATAGAGCCCGGCGGCGAGCTTGCCGGCAAGGTTGCTGCAATCAGGGCCGCCAGCACCGACCTGCTGACCCGGGCGGTCGCGGCCACGCGGCTGGTGCAGGAAGACATCAGCTATTTGATGAATGGTCTCGATGGCGGAAATTACCTGCCACAGAACGCCGAACTGACATGGGACAAGAAATACGGCGACTGCAAGGCCAAGTCGGTCCTGCTGCTCAGCATGCTGCGAGAGCTGGGCATCGAATCGCAGGCCGTGCTCGTGACGACGCAGGGCGGGGATGCCTTGAGCGAGGTGACCGCCTTGCCCGGACATTTCGACCATATGATCGTGCGCGCCACGATCGACGGGGTCGACTACTGGATCGACGGCACCAGCAACGGTACCCGCGCGACCAATATCGGCGAAGTTCCGCCGTTTTACTATGCGCTGCCATTGACCGCAGAAGGGACCGACCTGGTCCCGATGACCCAGCGTGAGCAGCCCTGGCCCGACCAGATCATGACGACCGTTCTCGACTTGTCGGCAGGGATCGACCTGCCAGGCCTGTCCACCATGCGCATACAGGCGTTCGGGGCGGGCGGGGCCTCGTTCAAGCAATTCGCCGCGCAGCTGGACGCGCAGGGCAAGCAGGAGATGCTGCGGTCCATGTCCGGTTCGGGCGATATCGTGACCGACGTAGACGTCAGTTATGACGACGAAAGCGGGACCGGGCTGTTCGTGGCGAAAGGGCTGATGGACAACCCGTTTTCGTGGCGCGATGGCGAGCTTGTTTACAATCTGACCCCTTCCTCGGGACTCAGCTTCTCACCCGACCGCGCGCGATCTTCATGGCGGAACATACCCGCAGCGACACGAGGCCCGACCCGCGAGCGGTCGATCTTGGAATTGGAGCTGCCGGGCGCCGGCAAAGGCTTCACGCTTCGCGGCGATGCGGCGATGCGCGGCGAAGCGGCCAACCAGGTCATCAGCTGGGACGGTGCGATCGAGGGAAGCACTGTAAGTGTCGCCGTAGAAACGATCGGGCATCTGGGCGAAATTGCCCCAGACCGCATCGGCGCGGAAAAACGCGCTGTGATGGCTCTCTCGGCGAAGAAGCTGGAAGTGCTTGCTCCGGCCGATCCGCTGTGGCGCTGGGAACGTGATCCGCGCGAACTGGCGCGCGCCGCCGCGCCGCTGATGGCGCAATTCGATGCCGCCCTCGCGAATGCCGCTCCCGACGATTTCGCCCCGCTTGAACGCAGGGCCGCATTCAAGAAACTTCTGCTGGATTACGAAGCGGCGCTAATTGATTACGACCGGCTGGTAGAAGAGCGCGGTGCGATCGACGAATTGCGGACGCGCGCATCCTTGCACGACCAGATGGGAAACCTTGCCAAGGCGACGGAGGGCTATCGCGAGGTCTACGACCTCGAGCCTGACGTGTGGAACGGCTATAATCTGGCCATTGCCCTCGCCCGAACGGGCGCCATCGACGAGGCGCTGGAAACGCTCGACACTATCGTTGTCGATGACGACGACGCATGGCGCATCGCCACCTTCCGCTCCGACATCCTGGGCATTGCCGGCCGCGCGGAAGACGGGCTTTTCGAGATCGAGAGTGCGCTGGCATCGGGCGAGACGGACGCCGCGCTGCTCAACCAGGATTGCTGGTTCCGCGGGATCTACGACGTTGGCACCGAAGACGGGGTCGCGCGATGCAATGCCGCTGTCGAGAAAGCCAGCGAGTCCGCCAACGTATTCGACAGCCGGGCCATGATGCATTTCAAGCTAGGCGATCACGATGCGGCGCTTGCCGACCTCGATGCGGCGCTGGAACTCGACCCTTCGCAGGAAGCCTCGCTTTACCTGCGCGGCGTCGTGCGCCTGGCTGAGGGCGACGCCGCAGGAATGGACGATATCCGCGCGGCCCGGCGCATCTGGCCGGCAGTCGACACGATCTACGCCGGATACGGTATTACGCCGCCGTCCTGA
- the purB gene encoding adenylosuccinate lyase produces the protein MVPRYARPAMTALWEPEAKYRIWFEIEAHATEKLGELGVVPDSAAKALWDWWATEPEIDVNAIDEIEAVTKHDVIAFLTWVADQVGEEARFMHQGMTSSDVLDTTLAVQLARASDILLEDMDLLLAALKRRAEEHKYTATIGRSHGIHAEPTTFGLKLAQAYAEFERCRARLVAARAEIATCAISGAVGTFANIPPEVEEHVAERLGLAVEPVSTQVIPRDRHAMYFATLAVIASSIERLAVEIRHLQRTEVLEAEEYFSPGQKGSSAMPHKRNPILTENLTGQARMIRAYALPAMENVALWHERDISHSSVERFIGPDATITLDFALARLTGVVDKLLVYPDRMQANLDRMGGLVHSQRVLLALTQAGISREDAYALVQRNAMKVWESDGKRSLLELLQADEEVTAKIAPEDLAESFNLDYHFRQVDTIFDRVFG, from the coding sequence ATGGTCCCCCGTTACGCCCGCCCTGCCATGACCGCCTTGTGGGAGCCGGAAGCGAAATATCGCATCTGGTTCGAGATCGAGGCGCATGCGACCGAGAAGCTGGGCGAGCTGGGCGTCGTGCCGGACAGCGCGGCCAAGGCGCTGTGGGACTGGTGGGCGACCGAGCCGGAGATCGACGTGAATGCGATCGACGAGATCGAGGCGGTCACCAAGCACGACGTCATCGCCTTCCTAACCTGGGTCGCCGACCAGGTCGGCGAGGAAGCGCGCTTCATGCATCAGGGCATGACCAGCAGCGACGTGCTGGATACCACGCTTGCCGTGCAGCTGGCGCGGGCGAGCGACATCCTGCTGGAAGACATGGACCTGCTGCTCGCCGCGCTGAAGCGTCGGGCGGAAGAGCACAAGTACACCGCCACCATCGGGCGCAGCCACGGCATCCACGCCGAACCGACCACTTTCGGCCTGAAGCTGGCGCAGGCCTACGCCGAATTCGAACGCTGCCGCGCCCGCCTCGTCGCCGCGCGCGCAGAGATCGCAACGTGCGCGATAAGCGGCGCTGTCGGCACGTTCGCCAACATTCCGCCCGAAGTCGAAGAGCACGTTGCTGAACGCCTTGGCCTGGCGGTCGAGCCGGTCAGCACGCAGGTCATCCCGCGCGATCGCCACGCGATGTATTTCGCCACACTGGCCGTGATCGCGAGCTCAATCGAGCGGCTCGCGGTGGAAATCCGCCATCTGCAGCGCACCGAGGTGCTTGAGGCAGAGGAATATTTCTCGCCCGGCCAGAAGGGTTCGAGCGCTATGCCGCACAAGCGCAACCCGATCCTGACCGAGAACCTGACCGGGCAGGCCCGGATGATCCGCGCCTACGCCCTGCCCGCCATGGAGAACGTGGCGCTCTGGCACGAGCGTGACATTTCCCACTCCTCGGTCGAACGGTTCATCGGCCCCGATGCCACCATCACGCTCGATTTCGCATTGGCGCGGCTGACCGGCGTGGTCGACAAGCTGCTGGTCTATCCCGACCGCATGCAGGCCAATCTCGACCGGATGGGCGGCCTCGTCCATTCCCAGCGCGTCCTGCTCGCCCTGACGCAGGCCGGCATCAGCCGCGAGGATGCCTATGCGCTGGTCCAGCGCAACGCGATGAAAGTGTGGGAATCGGACGGCAAGCGGTCGCTGCTCGAACTGTTGCAGGCCGACGAGGAAGTGACGGCGAAGATCGCGCCCGAAGACCTCGCCGAAAGCTTCAACCTCGATTACCACTTCAGACAGGTCGACACGATCTTCGACCGCGTCTTCGGCTGA
- the radC gene encoding RadC family protein has protein sequence MEEGRTDTPAKKGQAGKADHAGHRARLRTRLLEGGADALADYEVLEYLLAASRPRIDTKPIAKSLMQRFGSLAGVLNADPKALAGHPQMGETSAAALKVVALAARRLAKAGVQDKPVLGSWQALIDYLTIDMAHLTVERVRVLYLNTQNRLILDDHVGDGSIDEAAIHPREVVKRALEIGATALILVHNHPSGNPQPSRADIDITNRIAEAGRLLGIVVHDHVIVGREGHVSLRSKGLI, from the coding sequence GTGGAAGAGGGGCGCACCGACACGCCGGCCAAGAAAGGCCAGGCTGGCAAGGCCGATCATGCCGGGCACCGCGCACGGCTGCGCACGCGATTGCTGGAAGGCGGCGCGGACGCGCTGGCCGATTACGAGGTGCTCGAATATCTTCTCGCCGCCTCGCGCCCGCGGATCGATACCAAGCCCATCGCAAAGAGCCTGATGCAGCGCTTCGGTTCGCTGGCCGGGGTGCTCAATGCCGACCCGAAGGCCCTCGCCGGACACCCGCAGATGGGCGAGACCAGCGCCGCCGCGCTGAAGGTCGTGGCCCTGGCCGCACGCAGGCTGGCGAAGGCGGGCGTACAGGACAAGCCCGTGCTGGGCAGCTGGCAGGCGTTGATCGACTACCTCACGATCGACATGGCCCACCTGACGGTGGAACGGGTCCGCGTGCTGTACCTGAACACACAGAACCGCCTGATCCTGGACGACCACGTCGGTGACGGTTCGATCGACGAGGCCGCGATCCATCCGCGCGAAGTGGTAAAGCGTGCGCTGGAAATCGGCGCGACGGCGCTGATCCTCGTCCACAACCATCCGAGCGGCAACCCGCAGCCGAGCCGCGCCGACATCGACATCACCAACCGGATCGCCGAAGCCGGGCGCCTGCTCGGAATCGTCGTACACGATCACGTCATCGTAGGGCGCGAAGGGCACGTTTCGCTGCGGAGCAAGGGGCTCATCTGA
- a CDS encoding DUF1049 domain-containing protein, whose translation MQIVRTLVWVFLLVALVAFSVANWGETSEVHIWENLIWQTRLPAVVIVSFLLGLVPTWLVYRTQAWRLERKIRSLQSTTHTTHTAGTASTTAATPTPAPVPSPTPTHSDRPRPLEDPGPLTADDKS comes from the coding sequence ATGCAGATTGTCAGAACGCTGGTGTGGGTTTTCCTGCTGGTCGCGCTGGTCGCCTTCTCGGTGGCCAACTGGGGCGAAACGAGCGAAGTCCACATCTGGGAAAACCTGATCTGGCAGACTCGCCTGCCCGCGGTGGTGATCGTGTCCTTCCTGCTCGGCCTGGTGCCGACCTGGCTGGTCTATCGCACGCAGGCATGGCGGCTGGAGCGCAAGATCCGGTCCCTGCAGAGCACGACGCACACCACGCACACGGCGGGAACCGCGTCAACCACCGCTGCGACACCGACGCCCGCACCGGTACCCAGCCCCACGCCGACCCATTCCGACCGCCCGCGACCGCTGGAAGATCCCGGCCCGCTGACGGCCGACGACAAGTCCTGA
- the accD gene encoding acetyl-CoA carboxylase, carboxyltransferase subunit beta, whose translation MSWLDRVRNSLPFVPKKDTPDNLWVKCPNCAEMIFSKEYEENLNVCPRCDHHGRIGADRRLSLLLDDGYELLSPPQVREDPLRFKDTKKYTDRLKAARAANPHNDAFTAGSGTIDGHPAVVGVQDFKFMGGSMGMAVGTAFCQAAQRALTRKCAFIVVTAAGGARMQEGILSLMQMPKATVMTRRLREAGLPYIVVLTDPTTGGVTASYAMLGDIHIAEPGALIGFAGQRVIQDTIREKLPEGFQRAEYLRKHGMVDMVVERKDLKARLATLLDFLQPDREAA comes from the coding sequence ATGAGCTGGCTAGATCGCGTTCGCAATTCGCTGCCCTTCGTTCCCAAGAAGGACACGCCCGACAACCTGTGGGTGAAGTGCCCCAACTGCGCGGAGATGATCTTCTCCAAGGAGTACGAGGAGAATCTCAACGTCTGCCCGCGCTGCGACCACCACGGCCGAATCGGCGCGGACCGGCGGTTGTCGCTGCTGCTGGACGATGGGTATGAGCTGCTCTCCCCGCCGCAGGTGCGCGAGGATCCCCTGCGCTTCAAGGATACGAAGAAATACACCGACCGGCTGAAGGCCGCGCGCGCCGCCAATCCGCATAACGATGCGTTCACGGCCGGCAGCGGGACGATCGACGGCCACCCGGCCGTGGTCGGCGTGCAGGATTTCAAGTTCATGGGCGGCAGCATGGGCATGGCCGTTGGCACGGCGTTCTGCCAGGCCGCGCAGCGCGCGCTGACCCGCAAATGCGCCTTCATCGTGGTGACCGCCGCGGGCGGTGCGCGGATGCAGGAAGGCATTCTCAGCCTGATGCAGATGCCCAAGGCCACTGTGATGACGCGCCGCCTGCGCGAAGCGGGCCTGCCCTATATCGTCGTGCTGACCGATCCGACCACCGGCGGCGTCACGGCCAGCTACGCCATGCTCGGCGATATCCATATCGCGGAGCCCGGTGCCCTGATCGGCTTTGCCGGCCAGCGCGTGATCCAGGATACGATCCGCGAGAAGCTGCCCGAAGGGTTCCAGCGCGCCGAATACCTCCGCAAGCACGGCATGGTGGACATGGTGGTGGAGCGGAAGGACCTGAAAGCGCGCCTCGCGACGCTGCTCGATTTCCTGCAACCCGACCGGGAAGCGGCCTGA
- a CDS encoding bifunctional folylpolyglutamate synthase/dihydrofolate synthase — protein sequence MVADFATSEDPAVQRQLDRLARMKLQHGRFDTSVIRALLERLGNPQDRLPPVFHVAGTNGKGSTCAFLRAMLEADGKTVHVSTSPHLVRFNERIRVAGEVISDEALAALLEEVIDASDGLGTSFFEVSTAASLLAFARTPADAAIVEVGLGGRLDATNVFKRPAACGIAALGIDHEEYLLRAEDGLPTSPLARIAFEKAGIVRPGSSLVTLSYPPEAELEIERAAMAAGAPLAMRGTHWHASVTDVLTYADRHGELVLPLPAMRGEHQAENAALAVAMLRHQDYVTVAPEALAKGIRRARWPARLQKLGDGPLTRLAGRSHTVWLDGGHNPSAGQVLATHFSGSEPLHLVLGMLARKDPAAIVGPLRENLATVQVVPVPGDVSHRAEDVCPRAMNRETVEQALEALPDDGLPVLIAGSLYLAGEVLRLNDEMPD from the coding sequence ATGGTCGCGGATTTCGCGACCTCCGAAGACCCGGCCGTCCAGCGCCAGCTCGACCGGCTGGCGCGGATGAAGCTGCAGCACGGGCGTTTCGACACCTCGGTGATCCGCGCCTTGCTGGAGAGGCTGGGCAATCCGCAGGACCGCCTGCCGCCCGTGTTCCATGTCGCGGGCACCAACGGCAAAGGTTCGACCTGCGCCTTCCTGCGCGCGATGCTGGAAGCGGACGGCAAGACCGTGCACGTCTCCACCAGCCCGCATCTCGTGCGCTTCAACGAGCGCATCCGGGTGGCCGGGGAGGTGATTTCGGACGAAGCGCTCGCCGCCCTGCTGGAGGAGGTGATCGACGCGTCGGACGGTCTCGGCACCAGTTTCTTCGAAGTCTCGACCGCCGCCAGCCTGCTCGCTTTCGCGCGGACCCCGGCCGACGCGGCGATCGTCGAAGTCGGTCTTGGGGGCAGGCTGGATGCGACCAACGTGTTTAAGCGCCCCGCCGCCTGCGGCATCGCCGCGCTGGGCATCGACCACGAAGAGTATCTGCTGCGCGCCGAGGACGGCCTGCCCACATCCCCGCTCGCGCGTATCGCGTTCGAAAAAGCGGGCATCGTGCGGCCGGGCAGCTCGCTCGTCACCCTGTCCTACCCGCCGGAAGCCGAGCTGGAGATCGAGCGGGCGGCAATGGCAGCGGGCGCGCCGCTGGCGATGCGCGGCACGCATTGGCACGCCAGCGTCACCGACGTGCTCACTTACGCTGACCGCCACGGCGAGCTGGTCCTGCCGCTGCCCGCCATGCGCGGCGAGCATCAGGCGGAAAACGCCGCGCTCGCCGTCGCCATGCTGCGCCACCAGGATTACGTGACCGTTGCGCCCGAAGCCCTGGCGAAAGGCATCCGCCGCGCCCGCTGGCCCGCGCGCTTGCAGAAACTGGGCGACGGTCCGCTGACGCGGCTTGCGGGGAGAAGCCACACGGTCTGGCTCGACGGCGGGCACAACCCTTCCGCCGGCCAAGTGCTGGCAACACATTTCAGCGGGAGCGAGCCGCTGCATCTCGTGCTCGGCATGCTGGCGCGCAAGGACCCCGCTGCCATCGTCGGCCCGTTGCGCGAAAACCTCGCCACGGTGCAGGTCGTCCCGGTGCCCGGCGACGTCAGCCACAGGGCGGAAGACGTCTGCCCCCGCGCGATGAACCGCGAAACGGTGGAACAGGCACTAGAAGCGCTGCCCGACGACGGCTTGCCGGTGCTGATCGCAGGATCGCTGTACCTCGCGGGCGAGGTCCTGCGCTTGAACGATGAAATGCCGGACTAG
- the trpA gene encoding tryptophan synthase subunit alpha produces MTRFSTAFAKPHPALVCFITAGDGDTAANLDALVAGGADVIELGMPFTDPMADGPAIQAANIRALNGGTTTADVLRHAAEFRARHPHVPLVLMGYANPMIRHGPEWFADECAKAGVDGVICVDIPPEEDEALGPALRAKNIAPIRLSTPTTDAARLPRVLEGSDGFLYYVSVAGITGKQQAAQASIADAVARLKAATDLPVAVGFGVRTPEQAAAIAQVADGVVVGSALVEIVGEHGNDAPEKLRELTQALANAVHSARKG; encoded by the coding sequence ATGACCCGCTTCTCTACCGCCTTCGCCAAGCCGCACCCAGCCCTCGTCTGCTTCATCACAGCGGGCGATGGCGACACGGCGGCCAATCTCGACGCGCTGGTCGCCGGCGGCGCGGACGTGATCGAGCTGGGCATGCCGTTCACCGATCCGATGGCCGATGGCCCCGCGATCCAGGCGGCGAATATCCGCGCGCTCAATGGCGGCACCACCACCGCGGACGTGCTGCGCCATGCGGCCGAATTTCGCGCGCGCCACCCGCACGTTCCGCTGGTGCTGATGGGATATGCCAACCCGATGATCCGGCACGGTCCGGAATGGTTTGCGGATGAATGCGCCAAGGCCGGCGTCGACGGGGTCATCTGCGTCGACATCCCGCCCGAAGAGGACGAGGCGCTCGGCCCGGCCCTGCGCGCGAAGAACATTGCGCCCATCCGCCTGTCCACACCCACCACCGATGCGGCGCGCCTACCGCGGGTGTTGGAGGGGTCGGACGGCTTCCTCTATTACGTCTCCGTCGCCGGGATTACCGGCAAGCAGCAGGCCGCACAGGCCAGCATCGCCGATGCCGTCGCGCGACTGAAGGCGGCTACCGACCTGCCGGTGGCAGTCGGCTTCGGGGTCCGCACTCCGGAACAGGCTGCGGCCATCGCACAGGTCGCGGACGGCGTGGTCGTCGGCTCCGCCCTGGTCGAGATCGTGGGAGAGCATGGTAACGATGCGCCCGAAAAGCTGCGCGAGCTCACGCAGGCGCTTGCCAACGCCGTCCATTCCGCGCGAAAGGGCTGA
- the pyrF gene encoding orotidine-5'-phosphate decarboxylase, translating into MTNPVFLAVDVPQLDAARALASRVKAHVGGLKLGLEFFCAHGSHGVHDLAQVGLPIFLDLKLHDIPNTVGAAMRAISVLEPAIVTVHAGGGRAMMEDAKAAAGERCKVVAVTMLTSLDERDLARTGVTGSPHDHVMRLAELAQASGLDGIVCSGQEVKSVKQQWHGGYFVVPGLRPAGAATGDQKRTVTPRQARDDGASVLVIGRPISRADDPAQAARDIEATL; encoded by the coding sequence GTGACCAACCCCGTCTTCCTCGCCGTCGATGTGCCGCAGCTCGATGCCGCGCGCGCGCTCGCAAGCCGCGTCAAGGCGCATGTCGGCGGGCTGAAGCTGGGCCTGGAATTCTTTTGTGCCCACGGCTCGCACGGGGTCCACGACCTGGCGCAAGTGGGCCTGCCGATCTTTCTCGACCTCAAGCTGCACGACATTCCCAACACCGTCGGCGCGGCGATGCGGGCGATCAGTGTGCTGGAACCGGCCATCGTCACCGTCCACGCCGGCGGCGGGCGGGCGATGATGGAAGATGCCAAGGCCGCCGCGGGCGAGCGGTGCAAGGTCGTCGCCGTGACGATGCTCACCAGCCTCGACGAGCGGGACCTTGCTCGGACCGGCGTGACCGGCTCCCCCCACGACCACGTGATGCGCCTTGCCGAACTCGCACAGGCGAGCGGGCTCGACGGGATCGTGTGTTCCGGGCAGGAAGTGAAATCGGTCAAACAGCAATGGCACGGCGGCTATTTCGTCGTGCCCGGCCTGCGCCCGGCAGGCGCCGCCACCGGCGACCAGAAGCGCACCGTAACCCCGCGTCAGGCGCGTGACGACGGCGCCAGCGTGCTGGTCATCGGCCGCCCCATCAGCCGCGCCGACGATCCCGCGCAAGCCGCCCGCGATATCGAGGCGACACTCTGA
- a CDS encoding phosphoribosylanthranilate isomerase: protein MTQLVKICGLSTPETVDAAVDAGATHIGLVHFEPSPRHLSLEDAAALRRRVPKDVKVVLLTVNMQPAELGMAHDTVKPDIVQFHGAETAEWLNLLAQHTKLEFWKAVGIQNAKSLEKVQRYAKAAARLLYDAPAKALPGGNGVGFDWSVLDGFNHQTDWGLAGGLTPDTVADAIRRTGAPLVDASSGLESALGVKDIGRIRAFCEAALSANK from the coding sequence ATGACCCAGCTTGTAAAGATCTGCGGGCTTTCCACACCCGAGACCGTCGATGCGGCGGTCGATGCGGGGGCGACCCACATCGGCCTCGTGCATTTTGAGCCCAGCCCGCGCCACTTGAGCCTCGAGGATGCAGCAGCCTTGCGCCGGCGCGTGCCGAAGGATGTGAAAGTCGTGCTGCTCACCGTGAACATGCAGCCGGCGGAGCTGGGAATGGCGCACGATACGGTGAAGCCCGACATCGTCCAGTTCCACGGGGCGGAGACGGCCGAATGGCTCAACCTCCTCGCCCAGCATACCAAGCTGGAGTTCTGGAAGGCGGTGGGCATCCAGAATGCGAAATCGCTCGAAAAGGTGCAGCGCTATGCCAAGGCGGCGGCGCGGCTGCTGTACGATGCGCCGGCCAAGGCGCTGCCCGGCGGCAATGGCGTGGGCTTCGACTGGAGCGTACTGGACGGTTTCAACCACCAGACCGATTGGGGGCTTGCCGGCGGCCTGACCCCCGACACGGTGGCCGATGCCATCCGCCGCACGGGCGCACCGCTGGTAGATGCCTCCAGCGGGCTTGAATCGGCGCTCGGCGTCAAGGATATCGGCCGCATCCGCGCTTTTTGCGAAGCCGCCCTCTCAGCGAACAAATGA
- the trpB gene encoding tryptophan synthase subunit beta encodes MPDSRGHFGDYGGRYVAETLMPLVLDLEREYRAAHADPAFQEQFDGLLEHYVGRPSPLYYAERLTEELRKDAGAGMGAQVWFKRDELNHTGAHKINNCIGQILLAMRMGKTRIIAETGAGQHGVATATVCARFGLPCVVYMGAEDVRRQSPNVFRMKLLGAEIVPVTAGRGTLKDAMNEALRDWVANVSDTFYIIGTAAGPHPYPELVRDFQSVIGKEAKAQIELRTGRLPDLLVACIGGGSNALGLFHPFLDDSDVGMLGVEAAGHGLDGDEHAASLLGGHPGVLHGNRTYLLQDEDGQITEGHSISAGLDYPGIGPEHAWLKDTGRVEYTAITDKEALDAFQLLCRTEGIIPALEPSHAIAAVAKRAKEMPQDSIILANLCGRGDKDIFTVAEKLGVEI; translated from the coding sequence ATGCCGGATTCGCGTGGCCATTTCGGCGATTACGGCGGCCGCTACGTCGCCGAAACGCTGATGCCGCTGGTACTCGATCTGGAGCGCGAATACCGCGCGGCGCATGCGGACCCCGCTTTCCAGGAACAGTTCGACGGCCTGCTCGAACATTACGTCGGCCGCCCTTCCCCGCTTTATTACGCGGAGCGGCTGACCGAGGAACTGCGCAAGGACGCAGGTGCGGGAATGGGCGCGCAAGTCTGGTTCAAGCGCGACGAACTCAACCACACCGGCGCGCACAAGATCAACAACTGCATCGGGCAGATCCTGCTGGCGATGCGCATGGGCAAGACGCGCATCATCGCGGAAACCGGCGCGGGCCAGCACGGGGTCGCCACGGCCACCGTCTGCGCACGCTTCGGCCTGCCCTGCGTCGTCTACATGGGCGCGGAAGACGTCCGGCGGCAATCGCCCAACGTGTTCCGGATGAAGCTGCTCGGCGCGGAAATCGTGCCCGTCACGGCCGGGCGCGGCACGCTGAAGGACGCGATGAACGAGGCGCTGCGCGACTGGGTCGCCAATGTTTCGGACACGTTCTACATCATCGGCACCGCCGCGGGGCCGCATCCCTATCCGGAGCTGGTGCGCGATTTCCAGAGCGTGATCGGCAAGGAAGCTAAAGCGCAGATAGAGCTGCGCACAGGACGCCTTCCAGATCTGCTCGTTGCCTGCATCGGCGGGGGGTCGAATGCGCTGGGACTGTTCCACCCGTTCCTGGACGATAGCGATGTAGGAATGCTGGGCGTGGAGGCCGCCGGGCACGGGCTCGATGGCGATGAGCACGCCGCCAGCCTGTTGGGCGGCCATCCGGGAGTCCTACACGGCAACCGCACCTACCTGCTGCAGGACGAGGACGGCCAGATCACCGAGGGCCACTCGATCAGCGCCGGCCTCGACTATCCCGGCATCGGGCCGGAACACGCCTGGCTTAAGGACACGGGCCGCGTGGAATACACCGCGATCACGGACAAGGAGGCGCTGGACGCCTTCCAGCTCCTCTGCCGGACGGAAGGCATCATCCCCGCGCTGGAACCCAGCCACGCGATCGCCGCAGTCGCCAAGCGCGCGAAGGAGATGCCGCAGGACAGCATCATCCTCGCCAACCTGTGCGGCCGCGGCGACAAGGACATCTTCACCGTCGCCGAAAAGCTGGGAGTGGAGATTTGA